CCGTTCGCCGCAATCCTCCTGTGGTGTGGGCCGGGGCCTCCGTCGTTTTCGGGTGTGGCGCATGCGAAAGGGTGTTTCCACGGCCAGCGATGCTTCACGGCCGACCGGTTCGTGCGTGGGCCGGATGTTCGACCGCATTGCGCCGACGTACGACCTTCTGAATCGCCTGCTGTCGTTCGGCCGGGACCTTTCGTGGCGTCGCAAAGCCGCACGCTGTATTGAGGATAGCCGCCTCGTCCGGGTCGCCGACCTGGCGACGGGGACGGCCGACCTGCCGATCGTGCTGTTGCGGGAGCGACCTCATATTGTGGATGCCGTCGGACTCGATTGTTCCGAGGCAATGCTCTGGATCGGCCGGGAGAAGATTCACCGGTGTGGCCTGTCCGATCGTGTGAAACTCGTGCGGGGTGACGCGACGAGCACGTCCTTTCCCGGCGAGAGCTTCGATGCGGTGACGATGGCGTTTGGGATTCGCAACACGCCGGACGCGCGGGCGACGCTCGATGAAATCCATCGGCTGCTCAGGCCGGGCGGCACGGCGGTGATTCTCGAATTCTCATTGCCCGGGAACCCTGTCGTGCGATGGGGATATCTCGCCTATCTGCGTTTCGTCGTTCCCTTGATCGGCGCGGTCGTGTCCGGAGACCGGCGCGCGTATCGGTATCTCAACCAGTCGATCGAGGCCTTTCACAGCCCGTCCGCGTTCTGCGCGATGATGGAGCAGGCCGGTTTCCGCGACGTCTCGGCTACACCGCTGACGGGAGGCGTCGCCTCGATCTATAAGGGGTCCAAGGCTTCGAGTGAGGTATGAAGGCATCCGATCTGGCAGGCAAGAGAGTTCTCGTGATGGGGCTGGGGCGTTTCGGCGGGGGGATCGACGCGGCGCGATTCGCCGTCGAGGCCGGGGCCCATGTCACGGTCACCGACCTGGCGACGGAAGAGCGACTGGCCGACTCCATTGAACGGTTGGGGCCGTGTCCCGATATCGTGTTCCGGCTGGGTCTGCACGACCCCGACGATTTCGCATCGGCCGACTTCGTGGTGGCGAACCCGGCGGTCAAGCCGGACAACCGCTTTCTTGAGGTGGCCCGGCAGCACGGCAAGATCGTCACGTCGCAGGTGGGGCTGTTCTTCCAGCTGTGTCCGGCCCGCATCGTCGGGATCACGGGCGCCAACGGCAAGAGCACCACGGCTACCTTGACCGCCCATCTGCTGGAGCATGCCCGGAGCGACAGGCCCTACGGCAATGTCTGGCTCAGCGGCAACATCGGCGACCAGCCCTTGCTGACGATCCTCGATCGAATCGAGCCGGACGACGTTGTCGTACTGGAATTGTCGAGCTTCCAAATCGAGCAACTGGCCGAGCTGCGCGAGGCCCCGCAAATCGCGTTGCTGACGAACCTGACGCCGAACCACCTCGACCGCTACGGCACGTTCGAGGCCTACTGCGATGCCAAAGAGGGGCTGTTCAAACGCCAGCCGTGTGATCCGGCTGCTCCATCGATCTCCCTCTTCAATGCCGACGACGAGGTTGCCTCTCAGTGGTTCGACCGCTATGACGGGCAGACCGGTCGGATCTGCATGAAGTTCTCGGCCGACGACGTACCCGTCCGGTTCCGCGAGGCCTACCGGCTTCCTGGCCGGGCGTACCGATCGAATCTGGCCGGGGCGATGGCGATTGCCCGATGCCTTGGCGTGGGCGATGATGCGATCCGGGCCGCGCTTCCGGAATTCAAGGCCCTCCCGCACCGTCTCGAACTGGTCGCCGAATCCAACGGCGTGAGTTGGTACAACGATTCCAAGGCGACCACGCCCCTGAGCGGCATTGTGGCCCTCGATGCCTTCGACCGGCCCGAAATCCTCATTGCCGGCGGCTACGACAAGCACCTGCCGTTCGATCAACTCGGCAGGAAGATCGCGCAGAAGGCCAAGGCGGCCATCCTGATCGGTCAGACGGCCCCGCAGATTGCCCAGGCGATTCACGCGGGATCGGGCGGCGGTTCCGATGTGCGCGTCGAGTTCGCCGATTCGCTGGCCCAGGCCGTCCAAATGGCCCATCGATTGGCCTGCCCGGGCGACGTGGTGCTGCTGAGCCCCGCTTGCGCCAGCTACGACATTTTTGAGAACTACCAGCAACGGGGTCGGCAGTTTGCCGAACTGGTACGCGGGCTGGCCGCCGGGTTATAGGAAGTTCCCGGCTGGGCCGCACAGGCCTTCGAAAAAAATCCCATCTCCTTATCTCGCCCTCTTCCACATAGATCGGGCCTTTCATCCGTCGTAGCCCAACGTCTCGCTGTTTTCTCGGCGATGCCCTGTAAAGCGGACGCGTCGGGCTGCCGATCTGGACCGTGAACAACACAGTAACGGCCTGGAGACGGGTATCGAAGGACAGACAGACATGAACGCGACGAATGACAGACGAGTAGAGGAGCGACTGCACTACCATTGGCCCATCTGGTTTGCCGAGCACGCCGATGGAGAGCTGGCCCAGGGACAGATGTCGGATATTTCGAGCCGGGGCGCGGCTTTCACGTGCTATGCCGACCAGAACTGCCCCTATCCGGGCCAACAGGTTGCGGCCCGATTCAGCGTCCCGCAATATGGCCAGGACGGCTCGTTCGATATGGTGGATTTCGTCCGTTGCGGTCACGTCTGTCGCGTGGACACCGTCAACAGCGCGCTACGTCGCATCGCGATGCATTTCGCCGAGCCGCTGCCGTTCCATCCGGGCGAGCAACAGACCGGCTTGGAGACCGATCCGGCCGACGAACTGGAATGCCTGATGGTTTAGCCGACGCCCCCGCGCAAGAACAGGACTGAGAACGGCGCTCGCTCTCAGCCCTGCAACGATCTAACAACAGGCCCCGCGTCGTCGGGCCAATTCACATCTACTTCTTCTTCTGCACTTGTGGGATTCTCGACGGGAGGGTCTCGCAGACCTTGGCGATCACCTTCTTGACCTGCTCGCTCTGTTCGGGCGAGAGGGCATGCCCGGCTACGCCGCCGACCACACCGCCCGCGACGCCGCCGATGACGCGATCGCTCGTGTCGCCGCCGGCCAGCACCGCGCCGGCCGCCGCGCCGGCCGCCGCCCCGACAAACGTGGCCAACCCCTTGCCCGTGCTGCCCGAGCCGTTGCCGATCCAGAGAATCGACGCGTCTTCGACGTCAATCAGCTTGGCCGTCATCTCCATCTTATCCTGGTACTTGGGAATATTGATGACCAGGACCGCCGGTACGTTTAGAATCCGCCCGGCCCGGGCGGCGTCCGTGTTCGACGTCAGGTCCGAGGCCTGGAATTCCTGCTCCTTCAGCAGGGCCGGGATGCCCCTGCGCTCGATGACGCCATAACCCCGCTTCATCAGTTCCGGGATGAAGAAGTCGCTGATCTGGTTTTTGACCACGTCGCCGTAGACGCGACCGGTGACCTCCACGATCGCCACCTGGTTGAGACTTGTGAAGTCGTAACCGGCCAGTGCGTAACTCTCGCCCTTGCTCGACGCACAACCGGCCACCAGCGAGGCGCACATCAGTGTCAGCAGACATACTACCTTCATTGCATTGACCTCCCGCGTAGACAGAACCATCAATCCAGGCTTTCGCCCATAGTCTGTACGCTATACGCCGTACGTTGTCAAATGTTTCCATCGACCTTGTCGATCGACGCACCGGACATCTCCTACGGGTAGAGAGGCACTTGCCCACCCGCTGGTCACCAAAAAACCAGAATTCAGCCGGCCCAGGTCGTGCGATCCAGGATGACAGCTTTGCGATTCTGTGGTAGACTGGGGCCAGTCGCCGCAAGGCCGATAGGGAGGGGACGCCCGATGGAAACGTGTTTGGAGAAGGATGGCCAGGAAATTCACATTGCAGTCCCGGACGGCGGCCGGGGACATCGATTTCTCCGCCGACCTGAATCGCGAGCAACTGGCGGTGGCGACGGCGCCCGGCGGGCCCATGCTCGTAATCGCCGGGGCCGGCAGCGGCAAGACGCGCGCCCTGACCTACCGGCTGGCCTGGCTGGTCCACCACGGGATCGACCCGTCGCGAATCCTGCTGGTGACCTTCACCAACCGGGCGGCCCGCGAGATGCTCAGCCGGGTCGAGGTGCTCGTCAAGCAGAAGACCCGCGAGATCTGGGGCGGCACCTTCCACCACATCGCCAATCGCATCCTGCGCATCCACGGCACGCTCCTGGGGATTTCGCCCGATTTCACGATTCTCGACCGCGAAGATGCCCGCGACCTGCTGGCCTCGTGCGTCGACGAGGCGGGCATCGACATCCGCCAGCGGCGTTTCCCGCACAAGGGTGTGCTCGCGGCGATTTCGTCGTTTCTCCAGAACACGCTCGAATCGCTCGACGACGTCCTGAGCAAACGCTATCCGATGTTCGTCGAGGAGATCGTCGGCATCGAGAAGGTGCTTGTGCTGTACACGGAGAAGAAACGTCTGCGGCAACTGCTGGACTTTGACGACCTGCTCAGCGCCTGGCTGCGGCTGATGGCCGAGCACGAGGACGTGCGCGATCAGCTCGCCCGGCAGTTCCTGCACATCCTCGTCGACGAGTACCAGGACACCAACAAGATTCAGGGCGCGATCATCGATCTGCTGGCGGCCAGGCACCGCAACCTGACGGTGGTCGGGGACGATTCGCAGTCGATCTACAGTTTTCGCGGGGCCAACTTCGAGAACATCATCACGTTCAAGGACCGCTATCCCAACGCCCGCGAGTACAAGCTCGAGACGAATTACCGCTCGGTGCCCGAGATCCTGACGCTGGCCAATGCGAGCATCGCCCAAAACGTGCGCCGGCTGCCGAAGAACCTTCAGGCCATCCGCTCGTCGGGCCTCAAGCCCGCGATCGTGCCGTGTCACGACCACTACACGCAGTCGCGGTTCATCGCCGAGTACGTGCTGCACCTGCTCGACGAGGGCCGCACCCTTGCCGACATCGCGGTGCTCTACCGCAGCCACTGGCACTCGCTGGAGATCCAGCTCGAATTCCAGCGGCGCAACATCCCGTTCCACATTCGCGGCGGCCTGCGTTTCTTCGAGCAGGCTCACATGAAAGACATCCTCTGCTATCTGCGCGTCATGCAGAACCCGGCCGATGAGCTGGCGTGGCTGCGTCTGCTCAAGATGCTGCCTCGCGTCGGCAGCGCCCTGTCCCGGCGTGTCTGGCGGCACATCAGCGACTCGGCCGATCCGGTCAAGGAGGTCTTCACGGTCGAGACGGCCAGCCTGCTGCCCGTCAGCGCGCGGCCGTTCTATGAGGATTTTGCGGCGCTCATCAGGGACGCCCGTGAGATCGACTCGCCCGCCGAGATCATCGACCTCGTGCTCAAGCGGTCGTATGAAGACTATCTGGTCTCGCACTACGACGGGGCGTCGCTGCGGAAGGAAGACATCAACGGGCTGGCGAACTTCGCGTCCCAATACAAGAACGTCGAGGCGTTTCTGGCCGACGTGGCGCTGGCGGGAGAGTTCTCGGGTGAGAACGTGGTAGCCGGGCCGGACGAGCAGGAGTTCGTGATCCTCAGCACCGTGCACCAGGCCAAAGGGCTCGAATGGCCGATCGTCTTCATCCCCTGGCTCTCGGACGGGCGGTTCCCGTCGGATATGGCGATGAATCGCAAGGAGGAACTGGAGGAAGAGCGCCGGGTCTTTCACGTCGCGGTCACGCGGGCACGAGATGAACTCTATCTGATCGTCCCCGAAATCTATCGCAATCGCGGCGGCAACCTCGTTATGATGAAGCCCAGCCGCTTCCTGACCGAGTTGAGCCGGGAACTGACCGAACAGATGGAGCTCGAAGAGGGCCTGCCGCATCTGATCGGAGGCGATGACCGCAATCTCCTGCCCTCCGACGGCGGGATGTGACTTGCGTGCGATACGTGGAGAGCCTCTATATGAAGATCTCCGATTTCCACCAACGCCATCATCGGTGATTGAAAGGACCTTGCCATGACGCGGGGCAATCGCATCTCCAGACGGGACACGCTGGCCGGCATGGGGGCGCTGGGCGCCACGACCATCCTCGGATCGAAGGCAGTGCAGGCGGCCGACTCAGCCGTTGCCGGCCGAATCCACCCGGCGATTGCCGAGAAGGTGTTCGCCGTGCCTTTGATCGACACGCACGAGCACTTGATCGAGGAGAAGGACCGGCTGGTCGGGGCCGATCATCCGAGGGTCCGGGCCGATGACTGGTCGCTCCTGCTGAGCCACTATCTGGATTCCGACCTGCTCGTGGCGGGAATGGCCAGGGCCACATACGACCGCTTCTTCTCGGCCGGGACCGACCCGATGGACAAGTGGGGTCTGCTCGAACCCTACTGGCCTGCCGTCAAGAACACCGGCTACGGGCAGGCGGTGCGGATCGCCGTGCGTCAGCTCTACGAGGTGGACAACTTGTCTGCCGCGACTGTCCGGCAGGTGCAGGCCGGCTATGAGAAGACACGGCGGCCCGGCTTCTACCGACGCATCCTGTGCGAGCACGCGAAGATAGAATCCTGCCAGGTCAATTGTCTCAGCGCCCCGTTCGGCGAGTCGAATATGCCCACGCTGCTGATGCAGGATCTCAGCATCGTCGGCATGTTCGCCGGCCCGAATCTCGATGGGTTCGGCAAGCCGACGGGGATCGAGGTCCGTTCGCTGGCCGACTGGCACCGCGTGATCGACTGGTGGTTCGACAAGTACGCCAGATACGCAGTCGCGGTCAAGTCGCAGAACGCCTACAGCCGCGACATCGACTACGAGCAGGTGCCGGCAGAGAGGGTCGAAGCGATCTTCAAACGGCGACTGGCCAACGAATCGCTCTCCGGCCAGGAGAGAAAGGCGATGGAGGATCACCTGTTCTGGTACGCGGTCGGCAAGGCGACGGAGCACAAGCTGCCGGTCAAGCTGCACACGGGCTACTACGCGGGCCAGAACTACATGCCGCAGGGCCGGCTGCTTCACAATCCCGGCTCGGCCAGCGATCTGTGCCGCGCCGCGCCCGAGACGCCATTCGTCTTCATGCACATCTGCTATCCCTATTACGAAGAGCTGATCTCGGTGGCCAAGCACTATGCCAACGCGCACGTCGATATGTGCTGGTCGTGGATCATCAATCCCGTCTCGGCCAAGGAGTTCCTCAAGAAATTCCTCGTGACCGCGCCCGCAAACAAGGTCCTGACCTTCGGCGGCGACTACATCCCCGTCGAGCCCGTCCTCGGCCACGCGACAATCGCCCGACAGGGCATCGCCCTGGCGCTATCCGAACTGGTCGAAGAAGGCTGGCTGAGCCTGTCCGACGCCCTGGAACTGCCCGACCTCATCATGCACAACAACGCCCGCCGTATCTTCCACCTCGCGGAGAAGACC
The Anaerobaca lacustris DNA segment above includes these coding regions:
- a CDS encoding amidohydrolase family protein, producing MTRGNRISRRDTLAGMGALGATTILGSKAVQAADSAVAGRIHPAIAEKVFAVPLIDTHEHLIEEKDRLVGADHPRVRADDWSLLLSHYLDSDLLVAGMARATYDRFFSAGTDPMDKWGLLEPYWPAVKNTGYGQAVRIAVRQLYEVDNLSAATVRQVQAGYEKTRRPGFYRRILCEHAKIESCQVNCLSAPFGESNMPTLLMQDLSIVGMFAGPNLDGFGKPTGIEVRSLADWHRVIDWWFDKYARYAVAVKSQNAYSRDIDYEQVPAERVEAIFKRRLANESLSGQERKAMEDHLFWYAVGKATEHKLPVKLHTGYYAGQNYMPQGRLLHNPGSASDLCRAAPETPFVFMHICYPYYEELISVAKHYANAHVDMCWSWIINPVSAKEFLKKFLVTAPANKVLTFGGDYIPVEPVLGHATIARQGIALALSELVEEGWLSLSDALELPDLIMHNNARRIFHLAEKTKALQNAPWT
- the murD gene encoding UDP-N-acetylmuramoyl-L-alanine--D-glutamate ligase, producing the protein MKASDLAGKRVLVMGLGRFGGGIDAARFAVEAGAHVTVTDLATEERLADSIERLGPCPDIVFRLGLHDPDDFASADFVVANPAVKPDNRFLEVARQHGKIVTSQVGLFFQLCPARIVGITGANGKSTTATLTAHLLEHARSDRPYGNVWLSGNIGDQPLLTILDRIEPDDVVVLELSSFQIEQLAELREAPQIALLTNLTPNHLDRYGTFEAYCDAKEGLFKRQPCDPAAPSISLFNADDEVASQWFDRYDGQTGRICMKFSADDVPVRFREAYRLPGRAYRSNLAGAMAIARCLGVGDDAIRAALPEFKALPHRLELVAESNGVSWYNDSKATTPLSGIVALDAFDRPEILIAGGYDKHLPFDQLGRKIAQKAKAAILIGQTAPQIAQAIHAGSGGGSDVRVEFADSLAQAVQMAHRLACPGDVVLLSPACASYDIFENYQQRGRQFAELVRGLAAGL
- a CDS encoding CsgG/HfaB family protein, with product MKVVCLLTLMCASLVAGCASSKGESYALAGYDFTSLNQVAIVEVTGRVYGDVVKNQISDFFIPELMKRGYGVIERRGIPALLKEQEFQASDLTSNTDAARAGRILNVPAVLVINIPKYQDKMEMTAKLIDVEDASILWIGNGSGSTGKGLATFVGAAAGAAAGAVLAGGDTSDRVIGGVAGGVVGGVAGHALSPEQSEQVKKVIAKVCETLPSRIPQVQKKK
- a CDS encoding PilZ domain-containing protein, with translation MNATNDRRVEERLHYHWPIWFAEHADGELAQGQMSDISSRGAAFTCYADQNCPYPGQQVAARFSVPQYGQDGSFDMVDFVRCGHVCRVDTVNSALRRIAMHFAEPLPFHPGEQQTGLETDPADELECLMV
- the ubiE gene encoding bifunctional demethylmenaquinone methyltransferase/2-methoxy-6-polyprenyl-1,4-benzoquinol methylase UbiE → MRKGVSTASDASRPTGSCVGRMFDRIAPTYDLLNRLLSFGRDLSWRRKAARCIEDSRLVRVADLATGTADLPIVLLRERPHIVDAVGLDCSEAMLWIGREKIHRCGLSDRVKLVRGDATSTSFPGESFDAVTMAFGIRNTPDARATLDEIHRLLRPGGTAVILEFSLPGNPVVRWGYLAYLRFVVPLIGAVVSGDRRAYRYLNQSIEAFHSPSAFCAMMEQAGFRDVSATPLTGGVASIYKGSKASSEV
- a CDS encoding ATP-dependent helicase; the protein is MARKFTLQSRTAAGDIDFSADLNREQLAVATAPGGPMLVIAGAGSGKTRALTYRLAWLVHHGIDPSRILLVTFTNRAAREMLSRVEVLVKQKTREIWGGTFHHIANRILRIHGTLLGISPDFTILDREDARDLLASCVDEAGIDIRQRRFPHKGVLAAISSFLQNTLESLDDVLSKRYPMFVEEIVGIEKVLVLYTEKKRLRQLLDFDDLLSAWLRLMAEHEDVRDQLARQFLHILVDEYQDTNKIQGAIIDLLAARHRNLTVVGDDSQSIYSFRGANFENIITFKDRYPNAREYKLETNYRSVPEILTLANASIAQNVRRLPKNLQAIRSSGLKPAIVPCHDHYTQSRFIAEYVLHLLDEGRTLADIAVLYRSHWHSLEIQLEFQRRNIPFHIRGGLRFFEQAHMKDILCYLRVMQNPADELAWLRLLKMLPRVGSALSRRVWRHISDSADPVKEVFTVETASLLPVSARPFYEDFAALIRDAREIDSPAEIIDLVLKRSYEDYLVSHYDGASLRKEDINGLANFASQYKNVEAFLADVALAGEFSGENVVAGPDEQEFVILSTVHQAKGLEWPIVFIPWLSDGRFPSDMAMNRKEELEEERRVFHVAVTRARDELYLIVPEIYRNRGGNLVMMKPSRFLTELSRELTEQMELEEGLPHLIGGDDRNLLPSDGGM